The Tenacibaculum jejuense genome includes a window with the following:
- a CDS encoding DUF547 domain-containing protein — MKKIIFIASVILITNTLFSQTESYDTILKKNVNNQGKINYKSIQENPDDLNTYLEYLSNTIPTEDWSENKRKAFWINAYNAYTIKIIIDNYPPKKKVDIEKKQNSNNAVSFVITNTISNSITFIKVDGKDAWNYRFAKIGGKVYTLNEIEHGIIRKQFNDGRIHVGLNAASYSGPKFVNYAFTETNIDQNLEQLTKQFINDTTKNKISNTDIEISKVFEWYPEDFNMGDIITFINKYSNVKVLSDTEIKYMNYNWKLNDQK; from the coding sequence ATGAAAAAAATCATTTTCATTGCATCAGTTATACTTATTACAAACACCTTATTTAGTCAAACTGAAAGTTATGATACTATCCTGAAAAAAAATGTAAATAATCAAGGAAAGATAAATTATAAGTCAATTCAAGAAAACCCAGATGATTTAAATACGTATTTAGAATATTTATCGAATACAATACCAACAGAAGACTGGAGTGAAAATAAAAGAAAAGCATTTTGGATAAATGCATATAATGCTTACACTATTAAAATAATAATAGATAATTACCCTCCTAAGAAGAAAGTTGATATTGAAAAAAAACAAAACTCTAATAATGCTGTTAGTTTTGTTATTACAAATACCATAAGTAACAGTATAACTTTTATAAAAGTAGACGGAAAAGACGCTTGGAATTATCGTTTCGCAAAAATTGGTGGTAAAGTATATACATTGAATGAAATTGAACATGGGATAATAAGAAAACAATTTAATGATGGGCGTATACATGTAGGATTAAACGCAGCAAGTTATTCAGGACCAAAATTCGTTAACTATGCCTTTACAGAAACTAACATCGATCAAAACTTAGAGCAGCTCACCAAACAGTTTATTAATGATACTACAAAAAATAAAATTTCAAATACTGATATAGAAATATCTAAAGTTTTTGAATGGTATCCAGAAGATTTCAATATGGGAGACATCATCACTTTTATTAACAAATACTCAAACGTAAAAGTGCTATCAGATACCGAGATAAAATACATGAATTACAATTGGAAACTTAATGACCAAAAGTAA
- a CDS encoding DUF547 domain-containing protein, with protein MKKLFITLLFSALAYSAQSQSNEVFDALLKTYVTSDGMLDYKGLRKNKAVLDIYLNQLEATIPTKKWSSKKAKAFWMNAYNAYTIKLIIDSYPLKKLTDIKIKGRNAWKLPFAKVGKKTYSLDYIEHKILRRWHDDARIHVGVNAGSVSGPKFPNYAFTAKNIDQKLESLMSDFINDASKNKISLTEIQVSKIFEWYQEDFTSNTTLVDYINKYSKTKVNDNAKVSYLEYDWSLNDK; from the coding sequence ATGAAAAAACTATTTATTACTTTACTATTCAGCGCATTAGCATACAGTGCTCAGTCTCAATCTAACGAAGTATTCGATGCTTTATTAAAAACTTATGTTACTTCTGACGGAATGTTAGACTACAAAGGTTTAAGAAAAAATAAAGCAGTATTAGATATCTACTTAAATCAATTAGAAGCTACAATTCCAACAAAAAAATGGTCTTCTAAAAAAGCAAAAGCTTTTTGGATGAACGCATACAATGCTTATACTATAAAATTAATTATAGATAGTTATCCTTTAAAAAAATTAACTGATATAAAAATTAAAGGTAGAAATGCTTGGAAACTTCCATTTGCTAAAGTTGGAAAAAAAACATACTCATTAGATTACATTGAACACAAAATTTTAAGAAGATGGCATGATGATGCAAGAATTCATGTAGGAGTAAATGCTGGTTCTGTATCTGGTCCAAAATTCCCTAACTATGCATTTACTGCAAAAAATATCGACCAAAAGTTAGAGAGTTTAATGAGTGACTTTATAAATGATGCCTCAAAAAATAAAATCTCTTTAACTGAAATTCAAGTTTCAAAAATATTTGAATGGTATCAAGAAGATTTCACATCAAATACTACTTTAGTAGATTACATCAATAAATATTCTAAAACTAAGGTTAATGATAACGCTAAAGTTTCTTATTTAGAATACGATTGGAGCTTAAACGACAAATAA
- a CDS encoding starch-binding protein, with product MKKTYQKLSFVALLIATLTFSNVYSQVDFREETIYFLLTSRFNDGDPNNNAPTEWSSYNPDPDINPSITDPNDVTWRGDFKGLIEKLDYIKDLGFTAIWVTPIVHNRSPLDYHGYHAWDFTKVDPRLESPGATFQDLINEVHARDMKIVLDVVTNHAGRFGIKDVAEIKYNTDPTKPWAADDNPNWEYDGITPNPDDGLIWSRANLAKMPAPYNQNLAAYNFPGKESYVDTSDPDWYHHSGNGFAQGFDDVENLQNRALAGDTPDLNTGSQKVRDYLVNAYRKYIEMGVDAFRWDTLKHMSKEDVLYFFDAFKAINPDLFIFGEVAQKRHELHPVEETNPHYYTWRGAVNNSAPLDLAVIDFYGEATFHGTFEEGQSFPTVKAAARYDNLYSDPSTLVTWLDNHDFGPNNDWNRRYGGTDENLAACMNFMFTWRGIPTVYYGTEMRFKAGEFADIHNAAGIQESIDKTGRAYYGDVMDQAPNHKIYQQIKKLNAMRRAIPALQKGNWEWKEAPGNAVSYKRVHGNSEVVVGLAKDGGASFSISGVRDGVYRDAVTGREVFASGGRINFSVTSGSAGIYVLNGPGLIGPCGGGYFENCVNGPSKPIVNINPSNTRSEDPIQISMEAFGGNGNLEIFYTTDNSNPSRSSTRYSGSFTINNSTTIKAIAYDSSGIASDVITKSFVIGPIEGLHVYFKKPNSWSQVNIHYWSESPDVLPPSNWPGPQMSRIGNTDWYEYIFDGVTSTNLLFNDNGNAKTDDLSRDRDGWFDNGTWYDTDPKDSNPDNPDNPDNPDTSDSMTVYYKGNLSNPTVYFWNTSPGSQTTSWPGESMTDIGNGWYSYTLNGVGCTNLIFSQNGANKTSDLQRCGDGWYFNGTWYDQNPENQQGGSNDLKVYFKSDNFSDPEIYFWSVSPSNLTTSWPGETMQLEANGWYSYTLTNTDCANIIFSNNGNSQTADLSRCTNGWYYNGTWYDQNPNIASRNSITTNTGIISDNLLIYPNALNEKSVVEVTNSTNNSLVKIEFINIYGASQTIVNSKIDSGIHKFKLDEIQSRLASGIYFCRVTLNGKSMIKKVIKK from the coding sequence ATGAAAAAAACTTACCAAAAATTAAGTTTTGTGGCTTTGTTGATTGCCACATTGACTTTTAGTAATGTTTACTCTCAAGTTGATTTTAGAGAAGAAACAATTTATTTTCTACTTACCAGTAGATTTAATGATGGAGACCCCAACAATAATGCTCCCACAGAATGGTCTTCATACAATCCTGATCCAGACATCAATCCAAGTATCACAGATCCAAACGATGTAACTTGGCGTGGTGATTTTAAAGGTCTAATTGAAAAATTAGATTACATTAAAGATTTAGGTTTCACAGCAATTTGGGTAACTCCTATTGTACATAATCGAAGTCCGTTAGATTATCATGGTTATCATGCTTGGGATTTCACTAAAGTTGATCCAAGATTAGAATCTCCAGGTGCTACTTTTCAAGATTTAATTAATGAAGTTCATGCAAGAGATATGAAAATCGTTCTTGATGTAGTTACGAATCATGCTGGACGATTTGGAATTAAAGATGTTGCTGAGATTAAGTACAACACAGATCCAACAAAACCTTGGGCTGCGGATGATAATCCGAACTGGGAATATGATGGAATTACACCAAATCCAGACGACGGATTAATTTGGAGTAGAGCAAATCTTGCAAAGATGCCAGCTCCATATAATCAAAACTTAGCAGCTTATAATTTTCCAGGAAAAGAAAGTTATGTTGATACTAGTGATCCTGATTGGTATCATCACTCAGGAAACGGTTTTGCACAAGGATTTGACGATGTTGAAAACTTACAAAACAGAGCGCTTGCAGGAGATACTCCAGATTTAAATACTGGAAGTCAAAAAGTAAGAGATTACTTAGTAAATGCCTACAGAAAGTATATTGAAATGGGAGTTGATGCTTTCCGTTGGGATACGTTAAAACATATGAGTAAAGAAGATGTTTTATATTTCTTTGATGCTTTTAAAGCTATAAATCCTGATTTATTCATTTTTGGAGAAGTAGCTCAAAAAAGACATGAGTTACATCCAGTGGAAGAAACAAATCCTCACTATTATACTTGGCGTGGTGCTGTGAATAATTCTGCTCCTTTAGATTTAGCCGTAATCGATTTTTATGGTGAAGCTACTTTTCACGGAACTTTTGAAGAAGGTCAATCGTTTCCTACAGTAAAAGCTGCAGCTAGATATGATAATTTATATAGTGATCCGTCAACATTAGTTACATGGTTAGATAACCATGATTTTGGTCCAAACAATGACTGGAACAGACGTTATGGTGGTACAGATGAGAACTTAGCGGCTTGTATGAACTTTATGTTTACTTGGCGTGGAATTCCTACAGTATATTACGGAACTGAAATGCGTTTTAAAGCTGGAGAATTTGCTGATATTCATAATGCAGCTGGTATTCAAGAATCTATTGATAAAACAGGTAGAGCCTATTATGGTGATGTGATGGATCAAGCTCCAAATCATAAAATCTACCAGCAAATTAAAAAGTTAAATGCAATGCGTCGTGCTATTCCTGCTTTACAAAAAGGAAATTGGGAATGGAAAGAAGCTCCTGGAAATGCAGTTTCGTACAAAAGAGTTCATGGAAACAGTGAAGTTGTTGTAGGTTTAGCTAAAGACGGTGGTGCATCATTTTCAATTTCTGGTGTTCGTGATGGTGTTTACAGAGACGCAGTAACTGGTAGAGAAGTTTTTGCTTCTGGTGGAAGAATCAATTTTTCTGTAACTTCTGGTTCTGCGGGTATTTATGTGTTAAACGGACCTGGTTTAATAGGACCTTGTGGTGGTGGATATTTTGAAAACTGTGTAAACGGACCAAGTAAACCGATTGTAAATATTAATCCAAGTAACACAAGATCTGAAGATCCAATACAAATTTCTATGGAAGCTTTCGGTGGAAACGGAAACTTAGAAATTTTTTATACAACCGATAATTCAAATCCTAGCAGATCTAGCACTAGATATTCGGGTTCATTTACCATTAATAACTCTACAACTATAAAAGCTATTGCATATGATAGTAGTGGAATCGCTTCTGATGTAATTACAAAATCTTTTGTTATTGGTCCAATTGAAGGATTACATGTATATTTTAAAAAACCAAACTCTTGGTCTCAAGTAAATATACATTATTGGAGTGAATCACCTGATGTTTTACCACCAAGTAATTGGCCTGGTCCGCAAATGAGTAGAATTGGAAATACAGATTGGTACGAATATATTTTCGATGGTGTAACCAGTACAAATCTATTATTCAATGATAATGGAAATGCTAAAACTGATGATTTATCTAGAGATAGAGATGGTTGGTTTGATAATGGAACTTGGTATGATACTGATCCTAAGGATTCAAATCCAGATAACCCTGACAATCCAGACAACCCTGACACATCAGATTCAATGACTGTGTATTACAAAGGAAACTTATCAAATCCTACTGTATATTTTTGGAATACAAGTCCGGGATCACAAACTACTTCATGGCCTGGAGAAAGTATGACTGATATTGGTAACGGATGGTATTCGTATACCTTAAATGGTGTGGGATGTACAAACCTTATTTTTAGTCAGAACGGAGCAAATAAAACGTCAGATTTACAACGTTGTGGTGATGGATGGTATTTCAATGGAACTTGGTATGATCAAAATCCAGAAAATCAACAAGGAGGAAGTAATGATTTAAAAGTATATTTTAAATCTGATAATTTTAGTGATCCAGAAATTTACTTCTGGTCTGTTTCACCTTCAAACTTAACTACTAGTTGGCCTGGAGAAACTATGCAATTGGAAGCTAATGGTTGGTATAGCTATACTTTAACTAACACAGACTGTGCAAATATTATTTTTAGTAATAATGGAAATTCTCAAACAGCTGATTTATCAAGATGTACTAATGGTTGGTATTATAATGGAACTTGGTATGATCAAAATCCGAATATTGCTTCAAGAAATAGTATAACTACTAACACTGGTATAATTTCAGATAACTTATTAATCTACCCAAATGCTTTAAATGAAAAGTCTGTGGTAGAAGTAACGAATTCGACAAATAATTCGCTTGTAAAAATTGAGTTTATCAATATTTATGGAGCATCTCAAACTATTGTTAATTCTAAAATAGATTCTGGAATTCACAAATTTAAATTAGATGAAATTCAAAGTCGTTTGGCTAGCGGAATTTATTTCTGTAGAGTTACTTTGAATGGAAAATCTATGATTAAAAAAGTGATAAAAAAATAG
- a CDS encoding NHL repeat-containing protein — translation MKKILFSFLLLNFSLNVFSQSIDIDNNYGDNGVTVISSKTTNDPTRSILLADGSLLMSVLKYNETTSSHESVIIKYTSQGEIDTSFGNNGIYTSDIDDDNGLDTFIDSNGNIFLTGQDFNLDKNFIVKVTPNGVNDTSFGNNGKKEIDPKYINLRYFFRDDYIYVGVNYSGATSSDQYGIKRLDLNGDFDTSFGSGGIISIDNFINEFYVTESNEFVIVGSDSSFSTLTISKHNTDGTLDTDFGTNGILFTGSGDTSGRYFTFNEAQNNLFMTIGNIGANTYSEIYKYNSNGELDNNFGTSGIKTVDNYYLTNLKLLNQSLYVLGIKFDTLDTQILSFNSVDASTNTNFADNGIFIEPTTFTQFAINLHLREDYLIVTGKNQYASDNVEHFSSKYTLVFSTASTKDIETQKIVFENPIKDIVEVKAALSKVNKLDIFALNGKLIKSSESNVIRTDELPNNVYILNSYLDNGNVVSHKIIKK, via the coding sequence ATGAAAAAAATATTATTTTCTTTTTTATTACTTAATTTTAGTCTAAATGTTTTTAGTCAATCGATAGATATTGATAATAATTATGGAGATAATGGAGTTACAGTTATTTCTTCTAAAACAACTAATGACCCTACTAGATCTATTTTATTAGCTGATGGTAGCTTATTAATGTCAGTATTAAAATACAACGAAACTACGAGTAGTCACGAATCAGTTATAATTAAATACACAAGTCAAGGAGAAATCGATACGAGTTTTGGTAATAACGGTATTTATACTTCTGATATTGATGATGACAATGGCTTAGATACTTTTATTGATAGTAATGGAAATATTTTTCTTACTGGTCAAGATTTTAACTTGGATAAAAATTTTATAGTAAAAGTTACTCCTAATGGTGTAAATGACACGAGTTTTGGTAATAACGGAAAAAAGGAAATAGATCCGAAATATATCAATCTTAGATATTTTTTTAGAGATGATTATATATATGTTGGAGTAAATTATTCAGGGGCAACTTCAAGTGACCAATACGGAATAAAAAGACTTGATCTAAATGGTGATTTTGATACTTCTTTTGGTTCTGGAGGTATTATTAGTATAGATAATTTTATTAATGAATTCTATGTAACAGAATCTAATGAGTTTGTTATTGTAGGATCTGATTCAAGTTTTTCTACTTTAACCATATCTAAACACAATACTGATGGAACTTTAGATACAGATTTTGGGACAAACGGTATTTTATTTACAGGAAGTGGTGATACTTCTGGCAGATACTTTACTTTTAATGAAGCTCAAAATAACTTATTTATGACTATTGGTAATATTGGAGCGAACACATATTCTGAAATATATAAGTATAACTCTAATGGAGAATTAGATAATAATTTTGGAACATCAGGAATAAAAACTGTTGATAATTATTATTTAACTAACTTAAAACTGTTGAATCAAAGTTTATACGTGTTAGGAATTAAATTTGATACTTTGGATACACAAATCCTTTCTTTTAATTCAGTTGACGCTTCAACAAATACTAATTTTGCTGATAATGGAATTTTTATAGAACCAACGACTTTCACCCAGTTTGCTATAAACTTACATTTAAGAGAAGATTATCTCATTGTAACTGGTAAAAACCAATATGCAAGTGATAACGTTGAACATTTTTCCTCAAAATATACATTGGTATTCTCAACAGCTTCTACAAAAGATATAGAAACACAAAAAATCGTTTTTGAAAATCCGATAAAAGATATTGTTGAAGTAAAAGCAGCATTATCTAAAGTTAATAAATTAGATATTTTTGCTTTAAACGGAAAATTGATAAAATCCTCTGAATCTAATGTTATTAGAACAGATGAATTACCAAACAATGTTTACATTTTAAATAGTTATTTAGATAATGGAAACGTTGTGAGTCATAAAATAATTAAGAAATAA
- a CDS encoding trypsin-like peptidase domain-containing protein, which produces MKKIFFKVAFFATIFLCANVSLAQKAFKIGDEFNSDIKVTKSYQKLKELNLKTVDGKPEMVFKKEFYSQNSSYVKLYFKDFDLAPGDYVEITGMNSNEKIIYGGKGKIVDSDMTMISDFWSKVLFDDKVEVKLYSYGKIDNQKGFEISRVAYGYSNEKLAEIFDRNKSLQSKAICSGDNKEQIACYQGTEMFEKAKAVCRLIINGSSSCTGWLLGSEGHLMTNNHCIGSSSAAQNTDFVFNFQNTNCSGSSAASSDVVASSSTFIKTSSSLDYTLVRLPTNPTATYGFLSLSSVLPSAGDRIYIPQHPGGRRKEISVNTDNGFSTVNCVGNCATPRVPQKTINYFADTEGGSSGSPVIDFNSHLVLAIHNTGECPNGSFGRSDDLISSIGNDMPNDGVDGNGGGGNPPNPTQCTSTVNSFPYGESFESNVGWTQATGDDGNWVRDASGTPSSGTGPSAGADGNFYLFLEASTNGSTGQIGSNAIAILESPCFDLSSLSSATFSFSNHMFGTSVGSLRLEASTDGATWTSLWNDSDNKGNQWNSVSVNLSSYLGQSEVRLRFVGTTGTSWSSDIAIDDLSLTAGGGDTNPPACAALDFNDFSITSFSNQDSDGNFSVANSGTSLTLTNNTWKYLPMNYTVTANTVIEFQFSSTSQGEIHGIGFEDDNSLTSTRYFKLHGTQNYGVTNFDNYTNGTVTYTIPVGSSYTGNMDRLVFINDNDAGSGNNSTFSNVRIYEGSCENANVVVAESFGTRVDVLGDEDEDLFTAVEVAPNPLKRGSALQLFGPDRSLNNASYAVINMLGQVVKKGNVTSSKVIQTSDLNTGVYILRIENKSIVTKKKFIINE; this is translated from the coding sequence ATGAAAAAAATCTTTTTCAAAGTGGCTTTTTTTGCCACAATTTTTCTGTGTGCAAATGTTTCTCTTGCACAAAAAGCATTTAAAATTGGAGACGAATTTAATTCTGATATTAAAGTGACAAAAAGTTATCAGAAATTAAAAGAATTGAACTTAAAAACTGTCGATGGAAAGCCAGAAATGGTCTTTAAAAAGGAATTTTATTCTCAAAATTCTTCTTACGTAAAGTTGTATTTTAAAGATTTTGATTTAGCTCCTGGTGACTATGTTGAAATCACAGGTATGAATTCAAATGAAAAAATTATCTATGGTGGTAAAGGAAAAATCGTTGATAGTGATATGACTATGATAAGTGATTTCTGGTCAAAAGTTTTATTTGATGATAAAGTAGAAGTTAAACTATATTCTTACGGAAAGATTGACAATCAAAAAGGTTTTGAAATTTCAAGAGTGGCCTATGGATATAGCAACGAAAAACTTGCAGAAATTTTTGATAGAAACAAATCTTTACAAAGCAAGGCAATATGTTCAGGTGATAATAAAGAGCAAATTGCTTGTTACCAAGGAACAGAAATGTTTGAGAAAGCTAAAGCTGTTTGTCGTTTAATTATTAACGGTAGTAGTAGTTGTACAGGTTGGTTATTAGGAAGTGAAGGTCATTTAATGACCAATAATCACTGTATTGGTTCTTCTTCTGCTGCTCAAAACACAGATTTTGTTTTTAATTTTCAAAATACAAATTGTTCTGGAAGTAGTGCAGCAAGTTCTGATGTTGTAGCTTCTTCTTCAACTTTTATTAAAACAAGTTCTAGTTTAGATTATACTTTAGTTAGATTACCAACTAATCCAACCGCAACTTACGGATTCTTAAGTTTAAGCTCTGTTTTACCTTCAGCAGGTGATAGAATATATATACCACAGCACCCAGGAGGAAGAAGAAAAGAAATTTCTGTAAATACAGATAATGGTTTTTCTACAGTGAATTGTGTTGGTAATTGCGCAACGCCACGAGTACCACAAAAAACAATTAACTATTTTGCTGATACTGAAGGAGGAAGTTCTGGATCTCCTGTAATTGATTTTAATTCTCATTTAGTTTTAGCAATTCATAATACAGGTGAATGTCCTAATGGTTCATTTGGTAGAAGTGATGATTTAATTTCTTCTATTGGTAATGATATGCCAAATGACGGTGTAGATGGAAACGGTGGTGGAGGAAATCCACCAAATCCAACTCAATGTACTTCTACTGTAAATTCTTTTCCATACGGAGAGAGCTTCGAATCTAATGTTGGTTGGACTCAAGCAACTGGAGACGATGGAAACTGGGTTAGAGATGCTTCTGGTACTCCATCTTCTGGAACAGGACCAAGTGCGGGAGCTGACGGTAATTTCTATCTATTTTTAGAAGCATCTACAAATGGAAGTACAGGTCAAATTGGTTCTAACGCAATAGCAATCTTAGAAAGTCCTTGTTTTGATCTTTCTAGTTTATCTTCAGCAACTTTTTCTTTCAGTAATCATATGTTTGGAACTAGTGTTGGTTCTTTACGTTTAGAAGCTTCTACAGATGGAGCTACTTGGACTAGTTTATGGAATGATTCTGACAATAAAGGAAATCAATGGAATAGTGTTTCTGTTAATTTAAGCAGTTATTTAGGACAAAGTGAAGTAAGATTACGTTTTGTAGGAACAACAGGTACTAGCTGGTCTAGTGATATAGCAATAGATGATTTATCATTAACTGCTGGAGGTGGAGATACTAATCCACCAGCTTGTGCAGCTTTAGATTTTAATGATTTTTCAATTACTTCATTTTCAAACCAAGATTCTGATGGAAATTTTTCTGTAGCTAATTCTGGGACATCTTTAACGTTAACAAATAATACTTGGAAATATCTTCCAATGAATTATACAGTTACCGCAAACACTGTAATTGAATTCCAATTCTCAAGTACATCTCAAGGTGAAATTCACGGAATAGGTTTTGAAGATGATAACTCATTAACTTCTACTCGTTACTTTAAATTACATGGAACTCAAAATTATGGAGTTACCAATTTTGATAATTACACAAACGGAACTGTAACATATACTATACCTGTAGGAAGTTCTTATACTGGTAATATGGATCGTTTAGTATTTATTAATGATAATGATGCAGGTTCAGGAAATAACTCTACATTCTCTAACGTTAGGATTTATGAAGGTTCTTGTGAAAACGCTAATGTAGTTGTTGCAGAATCTTTCGGAACAAGAGTAGATGTATTAGGAGATGAAGATGAAGATTTGTTTACGGCTGTTGAGGTTGCGCCTAATCCATTAAAAAGAGGAAGTGCTTTACAATTATTTGGTCCTGATAGAAGTTTAAATAATGCGTCTTATGCTGTGATAAATATGTTAGGGCAAGTTGTTAAAAAAGGAAATGTAACATCAAGTAAAGTCATACAAACAAGTGACCTGAATACAGGAGTTTATATTCTGAGAATAGAAAATAAATCTATAGTAACTAAAAAGAAATTTATTATCAATGAATAA
- the sufC gene encoding Fe-S cluster assembly ATPase SufC gives MLKIENLHAEVEEKSILKGLNLEVKAGEVHAIMGPNGAGKSTMASVIAGKEEYEVTSGTIELEGEDISELAPEERAHAGVFLSFQYPVEIPGVTVTNFVKTSINESRKAQGLEEMPAKEMLQKIREKSELLEIDRKFLSRSLNEGFSGGEKKRNEIFQMAMLEPKLAILDETDSGLDIDALRIVANGVNKLKSKDNAVIVITHYQRLLDYIVPDYVHVLHDGKIVKTGDASLALELEAKGYDWIKEEVNS, from the coding sequence ATGTTAAAAATAGAAAATTTACACGCAGAAGTAGAAGAAAAATCAATCTTAAAAGGATTGAATTTAGAAGTAAAAGCAGGAGAAGTACATGCAATTATGGGACCTAATGGAGCTGGAAAAAGTACAATGGCTTCTGTTATTGCAGGTAAAGAAGAGTATGAGGTAACTTCTGGAACTATTGAATTGGAAGGTGAAGATATTAGTGAATTAGCACCTGAGGAAAGAGCACACGCTGGAGTATTTTTATCATTCCAATATCCTGTAGAAATTCCCGGAGTAACCGTAACAAATTTTGTTAAGACATCTATCAACGAATCAAGAAAGGCACAAGGTTTAGAAGAAATGCCTGCTAAAGAAATGTTACAAAAAATTCGTGAAAAATCTGAATTATTAGAAATTGATCGTAAATTCTTATCTCGTTCTTTAAACGAAGGTTTCTCTGGAGGTGAAAAGAAACGTAATGAGATTTTTCAAATGGCAATGTTAGAGCCTAAATTAGCGATTTTAGATGAAACAGATTCTGGTTTAGATATCGATGCATTACGAATTGTTGCAAATGGTGTAAATAAATTAAAATCTAAAGACAACGCTGTTATAGTTATCACGCATTACCAACGTTTATTAGATTATATCGTGCCAGATTATGTACACGTTTTACACGATGGTAAAATCGTTAAAACTGGAGATGCTTCTTTAGCTTTAGAATTAGAAGCTAAAGGATACGATTGGATTAAGGAAGAAGTGAACTCATAA
- the sufD gene encoding Fe-S cluster assembly protein SufD produces MELKDKLISSYVAFENGLDVNSDVHDIRSKALQNFEKLGFPTKKLEAWKYTSLNSVLKEDYSLFPKAEKAVELADVKKYFIHDIDTYKIVFIDGKYSSFLSETTHDNIDVCLLSSALDKAKYKPVIENYFNKIAKEDNLTSLNTAFANEGAYIHIPRNVEVEKPIQIINFTTGAENATMVQPRNLIVADRNAHVQIIERHQSLTDHTVLTNSVTEIFVDTHANVDYYKIQNDNINASLVDNTYIEQQKESVCSVHTFSFGGNITRNNLNFYQKGEHINSIQKGITILEGKQHVDHHTLVHHIEPNCESHQDYKGIYGDRSTGVFNGKVVVEKEAQKTNAYQQNNNVLISDKATINAKPQLEIFADDVKCSHGCTIGQLDDQALFYMQQRGIPKKEAKALLMYAFANTVLESVRIPEVKQRINKLIANKLGVNIGFDL; encoded by the coding sequence ATGGAATTAAAAGACAAATTAATATCATCATACGTTGCTTTTGAAAATGGATTGGATGTGAATTCTGATGTTCATGATATTAGATCAAAAGCGCTTCAAAATTTTGAAAAGTTAGGTTTCCCTACGAAAAAATTAGAAGCATGGAAATACACTTCTTTAAATTCAGTTTTAAAGGAAGATTATAGTTTATTTCCTAAAGCTGAAAAAGCTGTTGAATTAGCAGATGTAAAGAAATATTTCATACACGATATCGATACGTATAAAATCGTATTTATAGATGGAAAATATAGTTCTTTTTTATCTGAAACTACTCACGATAATATCGATGTTTGCTTACTATCATCGGCTTTAGATAAGGCAAAATATAAACCTGTAATAGAAAACTATTTCAATAAAATAGCAAAAGAAGACAATTTAACATCGTTAAATACTGCATTTGCTAACGAAGGTGCTTACATTCATATTCCTAGAAACGTTGAAGTAGAAAAACCTATACAAATTATCAACTTTACTACTGGAGCAGAAAATGCAACTATGGTACAACCTCGTAACTTAATTGTTGCTGATAGAAATGCTCATGTACAAATTATTGAGCGTCATCAAAGTTTAACTGACCATACAGTATTAACGAATTCTGTAACTGAAATTTTTGTTGATACTCATGCAAATGTAGATTATTACAAAATTCAGAATGATAACATTAATGCTTCTTTAGTTGATAACACTTATATAGAACAACAAAAAGAGAGTGTTTGTTCTGTACATACTTTCTCTTTCGGAGGAAATATTACTAGAAATAACTTAAACTTTTACCAAAAAGGAGAACATATTAATTCTATTCAAAAAGGAATTACTATTCTTGAAGGTAAACAACATGTTGATCATCATACATTAGTACATCACATTGAGCCAAACTGTGAAAGTCATCAAGATTATAAAGGAATTTATGGTGATCGTTCTACAGGAGTTTTTAATGGTAAAGTAGTCGTTGAGAAAGAAGCTCAGAAAACAAATGCTTATCAACAAAATAATAATGTTTTAATTAGTGATAAAGCAACTATAAATGCAAAGCCTCAATTAGAGATTTTTGCTGACGATGTAAAGTGTTCTCATGGTTGTACAATCGGTCAATTAGACGATCAAGCATTATTTTACATGCAACAAAGAGGAATTCCAAAAAAAGAAGCTAAGGCTCTTTTAATGTATGCTTTTGCAAATACTGTTTTAGAAAGTGTTAGAATTCCGGAAGTAAAACAAAGAATTAATAAATTAATCGCTAATAAGCTAGGAGTTAACATCGGTTTTGACTTATAG